The Plantibacter sp. Leaf314 genome includes a window with the following:
- a CDS encoding acyl-CoA carboxylase subunit epsilon, translated as MSDTGRPDTTEPSAIDLRIVRGAPNDEEIAALTAVLSVAIAEQAMRDADTAPPPRIPSTWERTRRQLRSGITPGPGHWRAFTG; from the coding sequence GTGAGCGACACCGGCCGGCCGGACACGACGGAACCCTCGGCGATCGACCTCCGGATCGTGCGGGGCGCCCCGAACGACGAGGAGATCGCGGCCCTGACCGCCGTCTTGAGCGTCGCGATCGCCGAGCAGGCGATGCGCGACGCCGACACCGCGCCGCCGCCGCGCATCCCGTCGACCTGGGAACGGACGCGTCGCCAGCTGCGCAGCGGGATCACCCCGGGTCCCGGTCACTGGCGCGCGTTCACGGGCTGA
- a CDS encoding sensor histidine kinase: MSPSFRAPTRHPAIPADTKDAQAQRRMLNTANFERLLGRSVAIIGLVFGLQTAFTTLGQGVQIDGWIGVLYVVAVFGSMGVAIGCCFFLWHHRLASGVFAAVFFVALLIWPAVNAPAPADINQEPWIWYLCTIAVAFACVPLKLRGAIVYLLVTSFMYGVNRIIDADFAPASWEIGTLDASYATIIGGLIVVLVGLFRVLAGRVDVARAAALSTYDAAVKQHATEVERVEVDSIVHDSVLASLLAADRAMTPKSEALAVMMARVAIEQLEGVGAPMTNEDEVTGLAELVERLRGAASMLGEPFTVTTEGASGRVLPVTVANAVYWATVQAMVNSVEHAGQGVARSLAIEGTVSGGVCVTVSDDGVGFCPDAVAEERLGLKVSIVERMAGVGGRSTVLSRPGEGAVIRIEWSPEDAS, translated from the coding sequence ATGTCTCCTAGCTTCCGGGCACCGACCAGGCATCCCGCGATCCCCGCGGACACGAAGGATGCCCAGGCTCAGCGCCGGATGCTGAACACCGCCAACTTCGAGCGCCTCCTCGGCCGATCGGTCGCGATCATCGGGCTCGTCTTCGGCCTGCAGACCGCGTTCACCACCCTCGGCCAGGGTGTCCAGATCGACGGCTGGATCGGCGTCCTCTACGTCGTGGCCGTCTTCGGGTCCATGGGGGTGGCCATCGGCTGCTGCTTCTTCCTGTGGCACCATCGGCTCGCATCCGGCGTCTTCGCGGCGGTGTTCTTCGTCGCACTGCTCATCTGGCCCGCGGTGAACGCACCGGCGCCGGCCGACATCAACCAGGAACCCTGGATCTGGTACCTCTGCACGATCGCGGTCGCCTTCGCCTGTGTCCCGCTCAAACTGCGCGGAGCGATCGTGTACCTCCTGGTCACCTCGTTCATGTACGGCGTGAACCGCATCATCGACGCCGACTTCGCGCCTGCCTCCTGGGAGATCGGGACGCTCGACGCCTCGTACGCCACGATCATCGGCGGGCTCATCGTCGTCCTGGTGGGCCTCTTCCGGGTGTTGGCGGGCCGGGTCGACGTGGCCAGGGCCGCCGCGCTGTCGACGTACGACGCCGCCGTCAAACAGCACGCCACGGAGGTGGAGCGGGTCGAGGTCGATTCGATCGTGCACGACAGCGTCCTCGCGTCGCTGCTCGCGGCAGACCGCGCGATGACCCCCAAGTCCGAGGCGCTCGCGGTGATGATGGCCAGGGTCGCCATCGAGCAACTCGAGGGGGTCGGCGCGCCGATGACCAACGAGGACGAGGTCACGGGCCTCGCGGAACTCGTCGAGCGCCTGCGCGGTGCGGCGTCGATGCTCGGCGAACCGTTCACGGTCACGACCGAGGGGGCGTCCGGCCGGGTGCTCCCCGTGACGGTCGCGAACGCGGTGTACTGGGCGACGGTGCAGGCGATGGTCAACAGCGTCGAGCATGCCGGCCAGGGCGTCGCGCGGAGCCTGGCGATCGAGGGGACGGTGTCGGGCGGGGTCTGCGTGACCGTCAGCGACGACGGGGTCGGATTCTGCCCCGACGCGGTCGCCGAGGAACGGCTCGGCCTCAAGGTGTCGATCGTCGAGCGCATGGCCGGTGTCGGAGGCCGCTCGACCGTGCTCTCCCGGCCCGGTGAGGGAGCCGTCATCCGGATCGAGTGGTCTCCGGAGGACGCCTCATGA